One Triticum dicoccoides isolate Atlit2015 ecotype Zavitan chromosome 3B, WEW_v2.0, whole genome shotgun sequence genomic window, TGCCACCTTGATCCCTTCCAAACCCGACGACTGAGAGTTAGATTTTaacaggcacgaaaggccctctgctgcaatcaagaaaaGGTAAGGGGAGATAGGATCTCCCTGTCGGATGCCTCTTGTGGGTGTGAAATGTTCCAGTTTCTCACCATTGAATAGAACTGAAAAAGATACTGATTGTACCATATCCATCACTATCTGAATCCAACTTTGTGCAAAGCCCAATTTCTCCATCATTGCTCGGAGGTACGGCCACTCTAATCTGTCGTAGGCTTTCATCATGTCCAGCTTCAGCGCACAGAAGCTGTTGGATTTTGCCCTGCTCCTCTTCATAAAGTGTAAGCACTCATATGCACAAATAATGTTATCTGTAATTAGCCTTCCTGGAACAAAAGCATATCCAGTATCTGACTTCATTTCTTGCGGACTGAACCTGCCAACTCTAAGGCCCATCTTTTCTCAGAAAGAAAAAGAACTCCAAGGCCCAGCCCATCagcaaaaatagaaagaaaaaagcgGACAAGAGCGGCGGCGGTGTGGTCCGTCCTCGTTCCGGCGTACCCGCACGTGTCGCGGCACGGCAGACGCCACCGCCCTCCCGTGGCACCCAACCACAACTCCTGCTCCGGCACCCCCTTCCCTCCCCAGCCTTCTCCACCGCTCTCCCTCCCCCCTCGTCGGCGGCGAAAATCTCCGGATCCATCCCGGCCTCCGTTCCATCGCCACCCTCTCCACCCGCAAGGGTTTAATTCTGAGGTGACGCGCACCGCTCCCCAAATTCCTTTCTTTTTTCCGTCCTAAATAAAATCACGCCATTTTGTGTTCTAGGGTTTTGATCCCCCACCGCATCTGTGTTTTATTTCATCTATTTTCGGTTTCTTGTTCTGAGACGAGGAGGGTTTAGCAGCCCCGGCTCCCCTGCGCTGGGGTTTTAAGCCATCCATCCGTGAATCGACAGCGTCACTGTCGCACTTTCCTGTCCAGATTCAGTTCCGGTGCTCCGTGATGCGAACGGAAATGCAGTGAAATAACCGTGCTACTGCTTAAACTGATGCCTTCCTGCTTGCCTTGGCTGCTTCAGGGGAATTTCCGAGCATTTCCTGCCTGCCTACGGCGTAAATACAGGTCTGCGGGCTGTCCTGCTTCGTCTCGCGGTCTTCGATGCGTGGTGGAGGCAACACGGTGAGACCAAGGATCCAActctgctatttatatattctatgCCACACAACTCTGCATTGCATTGCCCGCATAATAGTACAGCTCTACATTGGATCTCTGCTCTAGTATTGCTCGGCAAAGATTGCCCAGCTGGGGATTGTGCTGTGCGTGCTCTATGAGTTCAGTAAGTTGTAGTTGCGCGCGCCATCTAAATTGACGAGTTCTTTTCATCGCGGATAATATAGTCGGTGAGGTTTTATTTATCCATTCAGAAAGCCTGCTACTGCGTCTGAATTACTGCTTGTATTTAGACTATGGAGTATTACTGCTCCATTGCAACCTAGATCCTGTACATTTTTGTGTGGTACTGTAGCTACTCGAGACATATTTCGTCGGGACATGATGATGTTGCCATAAGAACGAGAACAATACTAGCAGGCCTAGCATATTCTGATAATCCATTCAAGGATGCAGCCAGCTTCTTCAGTCGGATTTGCACCATGGCGCAGTTTGCTTACGTTGAGAGAGCTGCTGCCTGCTGATATTCGCCATTTATATATTTTCTTATAGCAGAACTGCTCACAGACCACTGAGGTTCTTGGCACACCGGTTTCTGTCCAGCAGGATAGGATGCAGCAGGTTCAGCACACGGTTCAGACGCACGGATATGGACTGGCCAGAAAGCACACTTATGACTGGGTCGTTCTTACGCTCCTAGCTGCGGCCGTGGTCGTCTTGCATTATGCTCCGCCGTTTAATCGGTTCGTTGGGAAGGATATGATGGCTGATATTAGGTACCCGGTGAAACAGAGTACTGTGCCAGCATGGGCTGTTCCTGTACGTTTCTGAACCTCTACAATTTCATAGCCAGATGTAATCTTATACTCTCCCATCTCTGATATTGGGTATTGGACCTCTTAACAGGTAATCTCTATGCTGTGTCCAGTGCTTGTTTTCGTAGCGGTGTATGTTGCTAGAAGGGACGTCTATGACCTTCACCACGCAACGCTAGGTGATTGATTCTGTTTATGTTTTCATCTGATGATTCTGTTCTTCTCTGCACTTAGATCTGGTTTATGAATACTGAGTGACACATTCATGCATGGAAAATGCAGGTGTTATTTTCGCTGTGCTGATCACTGCCGCGTTCACTGATGTGATAAAGACTGCAGTAGGGAGACCAAGGCCAGACTTCTTTTGGCGGTGTTTTCCTGATGGAAGGCAGGTATGAATTTTCCGACTTCTGTATGTCCGTATAGTTCCATACTTTAAAGCATTGGCATGCCTCATTGCTAGGTAAAATTAACATGGCACTTTACTGGCTTGCTGTCTCAGGTATATGATCAAGTGACAGGTGGTGTGATTTGCCATGGCGAGAAAGGTTTCTTAACTGATGGGCGCAAGAGTTTTCCTAGTGGACACACGTCGTGTAAGTTTGTACCCTTACGTGCATGTCTACACTAGATGCGATGTTGATGGATAGAGCTCTCTGAGTTAAATTGTCAACAATTGCTGCATACCTATTGTAGCTTAAATTTTACTAGCTTATCTCTTTCTTTTTTAGTGCTATAAACTTGGACTTGACTTGATAGTCTGGATACCGATGCTTTATATTATGTAGTTATCTCAAGTTGATACTGTGAATAATCATATCACTtccattgtttcctccaaaatagAGTTGCACTACGGTCATACTGCATGCACAGTCAGTATTTAACAGAATTTGCATTGCAGGGTCTTTTGCTGGACTTGGATTTTTGTCACTATACTTATCTGGCAAAATTAAGGCGTTTGATCGCAAAGGTCATGTGGCAAAACTTTGCATCGtgattcttcctcttcttcttgcttCGCTTGTTGGGGTTTCTAGAATAGACAACTATCGGCACCACTGGGAGGATGTGCTTGTCGGTGGCCTGATTGGTTTGTGCTTCTTCCCCACTCTCTTCACAAATGCATGGCATCCTGTGGCCTTCAGTAACCATGTTTAATCGATGCATTTCAGGATATATCATGGCAGTGCTGTGCTATCTGCACTTCTTTCCTCCTCCATATCACCATCAAGGTTGTTCAATCTCCACAAAAATAATGCAAATTTCTTCTGCTATTAGTTCAGTTTCTTGTTTAGGTATTATCAATATATCATTTGATATTGTATTTTTTTCTGTTTGAACTGACAATCTCTTTTTTGCCTACAAGGTTGGGGTCCCTATGCGTACTTCCACATGCTGGAAGAGCTTGAGGTGCACAATTCAAATAATGCACAAAACCAGCAGTCTGCAGGTGAGCATCATATCGGATTGACCGGCCAACACCATAACGGGAGATCAAGAAATGATTTGGAATCTGGAAGTGTGTAACTCACCCCTCTGTGGAACCGACTAGCATACCTTGTACAGTAAGCATGCGTTAAAAACTTTTTTATGTGTGCACTAAGCAAGTATTAGGAGTTTAGAACTAGATATGTGCTATCTCCCCCTCATGTTTGTGTACAAAAGTCACTCGCTCAGTATATTCTGACCTAGTTGTTCTAGGGCCACCTGTTGTATCTAAATCATGTGTTAACGTCGTAGACCGTGTGAGTGGCTGGTGGAAGTACTGAGTACGAACTTATTCCGCTGTTAAACAAGCACAACTGAGCAATGATAATGACAAGCATATCTAGAGCCATTGAACATTATCTATCAGGTTGCACCACCGCCCAGAGTAGCTAGTGGTCCAGTGGCTCTGTATCTATCAATTCATAGGCAAAAGGCGCAAACTTATACTGACTGACTGTATTTATTCCCCGTCCTTGGTCTTATTCCAAGCTGGGAAGAAGAGATCGACACGGATCAATGATCTTAGTTGTTGAGCTAGAGGCAAAAGGCAGCAGATCCCTGAAATCTCTGCTTTACACCATGAGGGCGACCGCTGCCAGCTCTGTGATTCTGTGTTATGTTAATCTTGCTGAAAACATTCCTAAGTGTTGTTAAATATGCTTCTGTCGCACGCACACCCGAAAAAGCTACGCGCTTCGGTATCTGTATTTTATAggtttcaacaaagcggtattcgcTTCTTCGGTAGAAGTGCACTGAGCATCCCAATGCGTGTCTTTAGCCAGAAACCAATAATGTCTTTTTTTTGCGGGTACAATAATGCCATTTCAGGTGGCATGATTGGCACTTTAACAGCAGTGAAAACAACTAGATTGCGAGCGGATTCTTCCACTTtcgtttttttacttttctttcaAGAGCGCAGACCACGGAAGAAAAGGAAGTGTCCCTTGTTTAATCTGATGCGGTCGCCATAAGTAAGGTAAGTTCTTACCATCTAGGTAACTTTCGATATGCTCTGGTTCCTCTTCAGCACGGGGCAAGAGGCTGAAGGAATAATTGGAAGAAAGTCGATTAACTTTCAGGGTGTGCTACTGGACCAGCACAGGTATATGCATAGAAATGAAAATGCTATCGAAAATATGATTCATGGGTAGATCTGCACTTTCCTTTTCTAAGAACTAAAACTGCCGGTGTTAACATGATAGAGTTGTGGAAAGCAAACTGAAAAGAAAGCGAAGTGCAAGAAGGTAGGGTCCTTTTTGTTTAAAGGACattcttttttgtttctttgaaAACTTCCAAGATAGAGCGAGTTGTTCATTACCTAGAAAAACAGAGTGAGTTTACATCTGTCACTTTATTCTCTGATTTGCTGGCAGAAGCTTTGTCTATGGGGTATCTGCTTTAACCTCATCTTGTTGTCAAAATTTCAATGCATGCACATATGGGCGACTTCCTCGCGCATTCCGTGACATAAGATGTGTGTTACTGATTATGTCACACCAGTGATGAAACATAATAAGTGAACAGCTCTTCTTTTTGGAGAACTGTCGggtaaataatactccctctgtcccaaaataaatgACTCGACCTTGTATTAAttttgtactaaagctagtacaaagttgagtgacttattttgagacggagggagtactagtctaTATATGGTTTTAGCAGCTGGTATGTTCAGCAAATATGCTGATTCGGTGCAAGATTTCGCCGAGCTCTGTTCCAAGCAATGGATGATCTGCCAACAAGCAATAAACATCTTTCCTGCTGCTCAGTGATTCACAATGTTTGTGAGGAAAGTGAAAGGGGAAAACACCACACAGTGAAAACAGAGAATATCTGAGATTCGGCAATGCTTTCTTTCACCACACAGTGAAAACACCACACCACACAGTGAAAACACCACAAAACAGAGTGAAAAGAGAGGGAGGGGTTGATGGGATGAAGTGCCACCATGCTATGCCAGCCAATCCTAACGACTAGCCAGTACCTGAcgagggtggtggtggtggcaatcCATGGCGGCGTTGTTGTCCCTGTGATCGGCCGCAGCAGCCTCGTGGTGGCGCGCCGTGTAGGCGCGGTTGCCGGTGTCGTCGCCGACCTTATTGTGGTGCCACACGGGGTGCCTCGGCGGCGTCTCGGTGCCAGCCTTGTCTTGCAAGTAGGCGGCGTGGTCGGCTTTTGGCGCGCCGTCGTGGTAGGCATCGTGGACGACGGCGGGCGGCTGTTCCTGTTGGTACACCGGTGACGGCACTGGCGCGGACCAGTAGCCGCCGCCTCTGCTGCGGGCGCGGCCGCCGTAGTCGTCCCGCCTGCGGCCGCCAAAGCACGAGCCGAACTCCAGGCACATTTTTGGTTGCGGGTGGTGACTGGCGCTGGGTGcttctttttgtttgctcgtgtgtgctGGCTGCTGGGGGGCTACTGGTGGTAGTGGGAAGCTGCAAGCACTATCCTGGAAGTAGCTGCTGGGGTGGGTATCAGCGGTGGTGTTGATGGCAGTGTTGGTGTGGTGGGTGATATATTATACTCGGGGCCGAGAAGAGAGCTCGTGCTGGACGCGACGTGTGCGTACGAAGCCAAGCGAGGTGAAAGCTCCGTatgaaaaggggtgggtgggtttAGGTCCGGATCGATCAGGCTCATCGTCGACACGTCGAGATCATCCTCTGATGTGTCTGTTTAGGGGTCCTGATCAATCAGTTTCGTCCAACTTGCCGGACTCCGGTCTCCAGGGCCGGTCAACCGTGCGAACCATGGAGGGAGGGCAAATCGTTTCCTCTGGAGGAAAGGAAAGGATGGACTGGCGTTTACTATCGTTTTGGGGGCTGCGGATAATAATAGTTCTTGTTGGAATGTTGGACTGGCCGGTCGGCGTACCGTGTTTCCGTTTCAAGCTTTCAACACGGCGCGCCTGGGGCAGGCAACAACGACGTTGGACTCTTCATTAACTGATTTGCACGAAATATGCTGCTCACTAGATTCTTTTACGCGTAGAAAATAGACAATTTTGCGTGAAAATACAAATAAATACTTTCTGTAAGCATTTGTTACTGGTGGCGGAATCGAATGCGGGCCGAGTGTTGTTAAGCTTAAGTTAATGATGTTGTTGGGGGAGGGGAGAGGTCCCTGTTAGTTCCCCGGTCCTGTTATCTACTCAaagtgggtcatctattttggaacggagagttagtataaagttgggtcatctattttggaacagcggGAGTAAAAGGCAACCTTAGAAATGTTTAGGGTGTGTTTGACAACCGTTTCAATGCAGCCTGGCTCAACGAAGCCTGACTCATACTCATCGGAGGCTGGTTGAGGAAATACAGGCGAAAAACTAACACATGCAcattgtttggttgcccgcatctaGGTCTCTCGTGTTAGGGGAGTAATTTTGGCACAGTGTTTATTTTCCTGCATTGGCTCGGCTCATGAAATTACATGGTGTTTGGTTGTATACGCAACATAGGATTAAGAGTTAACACTTACACTTAACACACGCAGTTACACCGTGCCTCGCGACTGCGGTGGACGGCTCCCGCGGCGCCACGTCCGACACGACGGGCACGGAGTCTCGGGCGAGCGTTCCTGCTGGCGCAACGGTGAACTGGTTGCTAGCGTCGCGTCGCCACCGCTGAGAAAGTCCACGCAGAGGAGCGTAGAGGCAGAGGACAGGGGAGAAGAAATGCAGTGTGTGTCAGACCAGGACGACTGCGGTGGATGGTGACCATGACGCCGCGTCCGACATGACGAGCATGGAGTCTCGGCCTCTCCGACGAGCAATCCTGCCGATGCCACGGCACACTAGTTGCTAGCGTCGTCGTCGCAGACAAAGTCCGTGTGGAGGAGCGCTAAGGCATATGACGGGGGAGAAGAAATGCAATATGCGCGTAATGCATCGTCACCGCGGTAGGATCTTGAAAAAGAAACTTGCAACATGAATATCACGAGGAACTGCAAGATTAGGCTATTGGCCAAAGGAATTTTCAAACGGTCGATCGTGCGCGACGAATCTGACAAAATTCATCCAAAATAGCTTCTAATGTGAACACAAAATTGAGCATTTACGGTCGACGAAACTACGAACAAATCCCCTGAATGAAACCGTAACATCGATGTGCATCTTTCTCATGTAGAGCTTATCTTGAATCGAAGCACCGTTGTGTTGATTAGAAAGGAGAAGAAAGAAAGGAGATTAGGAAGTAGTTTAGTGGAGGCAAAAGAAGAAACACGTACACAGCTTGCATCCTCGTGCAAGGGGCCCACACATGTGTGCTCGCTGTGCATTGCTCGGGCCTAGCTCTCCAAAACTGCCGATTCAGGCGTTGGGACTGGCTCGGAGGTGCTTTAAAATTTATGCCATGCACGCCGAATAGTATATGCAGGCAACTTATCAACCCGTTTCCTTACCTAGCTGGCCTggttgggccttatacgggcaaccAAACACACCAATAATGCCTCATCTCTGTACTCAAGTACACAACTCAAACACGTGAAGTTGAAACACATACATCATCGTGGAGGTCCGCAGACGGAATGGCCCGGGCGATGGTCTGTGCCCTCTCTATGGGATATCTGAGGATTACAACAACATCTTCTTCACATGCGTTGCAACCCAGTTTCTTTGGAGCTGCTTCCGGGAGGCCGTGGGTGGGAACTGGTGCCACTCCAACTTCCCGGATCTCTTCGACGAGATCCAGGCCTCCTCCCGGTCCAATCGCCAtattaggtggcttgagattggtGTCCtagcttgtgttggggaacgtagtaatttcaaaattttcctacgcacacgcaagatcatggtgatgcatagcaataggaggggagagtgttgtccacgtaccctcgtagaccgaaagcggaagcgttatgacaacgcggttgatgtagtcgtatgtcttcacgatccgaccgatccaagtaccgaacgtacggcacctccgagttcagcacacgttcagctcgatgacgatctccggactccgatccagcagggtgtcggggatgagttccgtcagcacgacggtgtcgtgacgatgatgatgttctaccaacgcagggcttcgcctaagcaccgctacgatatgaccgagatggaatatggtggaggggggcaccgcgcacggctaaggaacgatcatgaagatcaactggtgtgtctagaggtgccccctgcccccgtatataaaggagcaatgggggAGGCCGGTCGACCCTAGgggtgcgccaaggaggggggagtcctcctcctagtgggagtaggactcccctttcctagtccaactaggaaggaggaagggggaaggaaagagagggagagggagagggaaagaggagctgcgccccctcccctagtccaattcggactcctcatgggagggggcacgccacctcctgggctgctgccctctctctcccctcaggcccactaaggcccaatacttccccggggggttccggtaagccctccggcactccggttttctccgaaatcatccgaaacactttcggtgttcgaatatagtcgtccaatatatcaatctatatgtctcgaccattttgagactcctcgtcatgttcgtgatcacattcgggactccgaacaaccttcggtacatcaaaacttataaactcataataaaactgtcatcgtaacgttaagcgtgcggaccctacgggttcgagaactatgtagacatgacctagaactgtttccggtcaataaccaatagcggaacctggatgctcatattggctcctacatattctacgaagatctttatcggtcaaaacatacgttcttccctttgtcaccggtatgttacttgcccgagatttgatcgtcggtatccaatacctagttcaatctcgttatcggcaagtctctttactcgttatgtaatgcatcatttcgtaactaactcattagctatattgcttgcaaggcttatagtgatgtgcattaccgagagggcccagagatacctctccgacaatcggagtgacaaaacctaatctcgaaatacgccaactcaacatgtacctttggagacacctgtagagctcctttataatcacccagttacgttgtgatgtttggtagcacacaaagtgttcctccggtaaacgggagttgcataatctcatagttgtaggaacttttgtataagtcatgaagaaagcaatagcaacataataaacgatcaagtgctaggctaacggaatgagtcaagtcaatcacatcattctcctaataatgtgatcccgttaatcaaatgacaacacatgtctatggttagtaaacataaccatctttgattaatgagctagtcaagtagaggcatactagtgacattatgtttgtctatgtattcacacatgtataatgttttcgggtaatacaattctagcatgaataataaacatttaccatgatatgaggaaataaataataactttattattgcctctagggcatatttccgccGTAGTCGTCCCGCCTGCGGCCGCTGAAGCACGAGCCGAACTCCAAGCACATTCTATAGGTGGCGAGTGGTGACTGGCACCGGGTGCTTCTTTTTGTCTACTTCCTCCTGGAAGTAGCT contains:
- the LOC119280690 gene encoding lipid phosphate phosphatase 2-like; this translates as MRGGGNTDRMQQVQHTVQTHGYGLARKHTYDWVVLTLLAAAVVVLHYAPPFNRFVGKDMMADIRYPVKQSTVPAWAVPVISMLCPVLVFVAVYVARRDVYDLHHATLGVIFAVLITAAFTDVIKTAVGRPRPDFFWRCFPDGRQVYDQVTGGVICHGEKGFLTDGRKSFPSGHTSWSFAGLGFLSLYLSGKIKAFDRKGHVAKLCIVILPLLLASLVGVSRIDNYRHHWEDVLVGGLIGYIMAVLCYLHFFPPPYHHQGWGPYAYFHMLEELEVHNSNNAQNQQSAGEHHIGLTGQHHNGRSRNDLESGSV